A single Candidatus Thalassolituus haligoni DNA region contains:
- a CDS encoding TetR family transcriptional regulator C-terminal domain-containing protein encodes MNKPTTPTPADITAAESPRRRGRPPKDGRSVSETRALLVRSGIDVLTEQGFAATGIDQVLKRVGVPKGSFYHFFASKEAYVAAVVASYGRYFDKVLARSFHDSELPALVQIEHFTNSAMRWMEQHDYRSGCLVGNLGQEVGQLPESLRQPLQAILAGWELQLQQCLEQAQQQRMIAVNEDCAVLANIFWVGWEGAVMRARLERSTQPMRRFRDWFLASLTRG; translated from the coding sequence ATGAATAAACCAACGACACCAACGCCCGCCGATATCACCGCCGCCGAGTCACCCCGTCGCCGCGGACGCCCGCCCAAAGATGGTCGCAGTGTCAGCGAGACCCGTGCATTACTGGTGCGTAGTGGCATAGATGTACTGACGGAGCAGGGCTTTGCGGCAACCGGTATCGACCAGGTACTGAAGCGGGTAGGTGTTCCGAAAGGGTCTTTTTACCACTTCTTTGCCAGTAAAGAGGCCTATGTTGCGGCGGTAGTAGCAAGTTATGGCCGCTATTTTGACAAGGTACTGGCGCGCAGCTTTCACGACAGCGAGCTGCCCGCACTGGTACAGATCGAACATTTTACCAATAGTGCGATGCGCTGGATGGAGCAGCACGACTACCGCAGTGGTTGTCTGGTTGGCAACCTGGGGCAGGAAGTGGGCCAGTTGCCGGAGAGCCTGCGCCAGCCGTTACAAGCCATCTTGGCTGGCTGGGAGCTGCAGCTGCAGCAGTGCCTGGAACAGGCACAGCAACAACGGATGATCGCTGTCAACGAAGACTGTGCAGTGTTGGCTAATATCTTTTGGGTTGGCTGGGAAGGTGCGGTGATGCGGGCGCGGCTGGAGCGCAGCACCCAACCGATGCGACGTTTTCGTGATTGGTTTCTGGCTTCTCTGACACGGGGGTAA